The window GCGTCTGCACCACGGCCTCCTCGTCGTAGTCGGCCAGTGAGATCACCTCACCCAGGTCGGCGATGGGGGTGCTGAGGTCCGCTGTGATCACGGTGACAGGGACCCGGTCGCGCAGTCCCTCGAGAGCCTGGAGCACCTCGGTCGTCGTGCCGGAGCGACTGATCGCGATTACCCGGTCGTACGGTCGATCCAGCACCGGATCACCGGCCGGCCACGCGTCGGTCTCACCCTGGCCCCGGCTCTCGCGCATCGCCGCGACGGTGCGCGCGACATAGAGCGACGTGCCGCAGCCGAGGATCGCGACCCGCTCGCCCGGCGCGGGCAGCAGGTCCGCGTACTTCTTGGCCAGCCCCTGGGCATCGCGCCAGTTCTGCGGCTGAGTCGACATCTCGGTCACCATCGCGCTCTGATTCACCCTTCTATCCTTGGGAGGATGATTGGTATTGTCAATCCTCCTTGACAGACGAGCAGAAACAATCACGATGCCTGACTCCACAAAAGTACGCGTGACCACCCTGCGGATCCCCGCCGCCGAACTCGGCGCGCCCGACCGGCTGGCCCACCTCCAGCCCATCCGCGCGCTGGCCGCACCAGGCACCGAATTGCCGTACGCGCGCTTCAGTGACTACGGCCGCGACCTGACCGAGCGCGAGATTCCGGCCCTCGAACTCACCAACGGCCAGGTGACCGCGCTGGTGCTGCCCACGCTCGGCGGCCGGGTCTGGTCACTTTTCGACCACACGCTCGGGCGAGAGTTGCTGCACCGCAACTCGGTGCTGCGATTCGCCAACTTCGGCCTGAGCGACGCGTGGTTCGCCGGCGGCATCGAGTGGAACCTCGGCTCCACGGGTCACTCGCCGTTGTCCACGCGACCTCTCCACGCAGCTGTCCTCGAACTCGAGGGCGGCGACGTGCTGCGCCTGTGGGAGTGGGAGCGCGGCCACGACCTCGTCCTGCAGATCGACCTGACCCTTGACGGACGTCGCCTGCTCGCCTCGACTCGCATCCTCAACCCCGATCAGGAGGAGAAGCCGCTCTATTACTGGACCAACATCGCGGCTCCCGAGACGTCGCTGAGTCGCGTGGTCGCGCCCGCACGGTCGGCCTGGATGTCGGCGTACGACGGGGGGCTCGCCAAGGTCGACCTCGACGAGGACACGACGCGGCCCGCGCAGTCGGACCACTCGGCGGACTACTTCTTCGACCCGGCCGAGTTGGAGCCCGACGGAGTACGTTTCGTCGCCGCGCTGGAGCCGGACGGTTCCGGCTTCGCGCAACGCTCCACGTCCGGACTCGTCGGCCGCAAGCTCTTCTGTTGGGGCCGCGGCGCCGGCGGCGAGCGGTGGCAGGAATGGCTCAGCGGCCCGGGGGAGCGCTATCTGGAGATCCAGGCGGGAGCCTGCCCCACCCAACTCGACTACGGCGTCATCCCGGCTGGAGGTCAGCGTTCCTGGACCGAGTCCTTCGGCGCGGTCGAGGTGAGCAGCCAGGGGCCGTACGACGACGTGGTCGCCGCCGTGAGTGCCTGCCTGGCCGAGCAGGAGTCGGTGGCCGACCTCGAAGCCCGCCACACGGCCTGGCTGCGTGCCGTCGCCGACCGCGCTCCCGATGCGCGCGTCTGGGGTGGCAGCGGCTGGGGACACGTCGAGTCGACCCTGCGCGAACAACCGCCCAACCCGGCCCTGCCCTTCGACGTGGTCGCCGACGACAGCGCGGTGGCGCTGGCCGCCCTCCACGGCACCGATCCCGAAGGCGCCGAGCCGCTGCCGCCGGTCTCCGATCTCTGGTGGCAGCGACTGGAGGGCGCGACGGGTTGGTGGCCACTGGCCGCGCTCGGCTTCAACCTCCAGTGCCGCGATGAAGTAGCCGCGGCCAAAGATGCGTACGAGCGCTCGCGCGCGATCCGGCCCAACCTCACCGCCGAGCGCGGTCTGGCTCAACTCTCGCAGGATCCCGACCAGGCCCTGATCCACTATCGCCGCGCGCTCGACCTCGCACCGGACTGCCGCTCGCTGGCCACGGAGGCGCTCGATCTGCTCGTGCATCAGGCCCGGGCCGATGACGTGCTCGACTGGGCCGAGGCGCTGCCCGAGGGCATCCGTCGACACGGCAGCACTCGGCTCCGATGCGCACAGGCCCACGCGATGCGTGGCGACTCGGCATCGGCACGCGCGATGTTGGATGATCTGATCGTGCCTGACCTCCCGGAAGGCTCTCGGGAGTTGGACCGGCTCTGGGCTCAGGTCTGTCCCGGTGAGCCGTTGCCTGCGCACCTGGACTTCCGGATGGTGACCGAGGAGACCGACCCGTGAGTACGCAACCCGATCAGGCGGCCAGGTGGCACCTGCTGCTCGACGCGCTGGCCGAACGCTCGGCGCTGTCGGTAGCCGAGGCGGCCGATCTGCTCGGGGTCAGTGCAGCGACCGTACGCCGCGACTTCGGCGAGCTGGCGCGCCGACAGTTGGCCTCGCGTACGCATGGCGGCATCGTGGCCACCTCGGTGGCCTACAACCTGCCGGCGAAGTACCGCACGTCCACCGACGATCCTCGCGAACGCATCGCCATCGCGGCCTCCGCGCGGATCGCGCCGGGATCGATCGTCGCCTTCAACGGTGGCACCACGACCACGGCGATCGCACGTCGCTTCGCCGCCCGTACGGATCTGGCCGAGGCCAGCGAGTTCACCACCGTCGTCACCAACGCCCTCAACATCGCCAGCGACCTGGTGCTCCGACCGAGTGTGCGCACGGTCGTGATCGGCGGCGTCGCGCGCCCACAGTCGTACGAGTTGCACGGTCCGTTCGCCAGCCGCGTCCTCAAGGACCTGCTCGTCGAGGACCTCTTCCTCGGCGTCGACGCGTTGGGTCCCGACGGGGCGAGCTGTCGACACCTCGGTGAGGCCGGGATCAATTCGGAGATGACCGAGCACGCTCAACGCGTCACGGTCGTGGCGACCGCCGAGAAGATCGGCCGAGTGTCGCTCGCGCGCATCTGCGGCCTCGACCGTGTCGACGCGTTGATCACCGACACGACCGCCCCGACCGACCTGGTCGAGGGCTTGCGCGAAGCCGGTGTCGACGTCACGACTGTCTGAGCCCTGAGCTATCCGCCGGTGATCAGTTTGCGTAGTTCGTTGACCGCGAGCGTGATGAAGGCGATCGCACAGATCCCCATCAGCACGTTCGACACCCACTTGTTGCGCCACTCGCGAGGCACCCGATCGCTGTTGAGCAGCCACAGCAAGGTGATGGCCAGGAACGGCATGAAGAACGAGCCGAGCACGCCGTACGCCAAGATCAGCCATACCGGCCTGCCCAGGAACATCATGATCATCGGCGGGAAGGTCAGCCACAGGATGTAGGCGCGATACCACTTGCCCCCGGCCCGGGAGTCTTCGTGGTCACTGGACTTCCCGGTGATGTTGCCCATGAAGTCGGCGAACATCATGCTCACGCCGTTCCAGACCCCGACCAGCGACGACATGGCGGCTGCCCAGAAGCCGATCAGGAACACCTTGCCGGCCCAACGGCCATAGCGATCGGCGAGCACTTCGGACAGGTCGAGCAGGCCCTTGTCCTTGGTGTCGATCGCGATGCCCGTCGAATAGAGCAGTTCGGCCCCGACGATCAGCGTGGCGAGCACGAAGATCCCCGTCACGACGTAGGCGACCGTGTTGTCGATGCGCATGACCTTCATGAAGGCCGGCGTTGACCAACCCTTCTCGCGCAGCCAATAGCCGTACGCCGCCAACGTGATGGTGCCGCCCACGCCGCCGGCCAGTGCCAGCACGTTGATCAGCCCGCCGTCGGGGATGCGGGGGACCAGGCCGTTGAGCAGTTGCGGCAGGTTCGGCAGCGTGATCAGCGCGGCGCCCACCATGGTCACGAACATCAATCCGATCAGTGCCCCGAGGAACTTCTCGAACAGCGCATACTTGCCGCCCCAGACCAGGGCGAGTCCGATCAGCCCGGAGAGGATGCCCCACCAGGTGACGGACAGCCCGCCGAGCAACGAATACAGCGGCAGCCCGGTGCCGGCCATCGCGGCCGCTCCGTAGACGAAGCCCCAGATCACGATGTACGGCGCGAAGTACCACGTCGTCCACGCGCCCAACGAGCGCCAGCCTTCGAAGATGGTCTGGCCGGTCGCGAGGCTGAAGCGGCCTGCACCCTCGACCAGGATGATCTTCATCAGGCAGCCGACGACGACGCACCAGAGCAGCAAGTATTCGAACTTCTGGCCCGCGATCAACGTGGCGACCAGGTCGATCGCTCCCACGCCGGTGGCCGCCACCACCAGGCCCGGTCCGATCAACTTCCAACGTGCGGCAGGCACCTGCCCGGCTTCCGAGTCAGCAGACATCTTCCGACCCAATCACAAACCGAGGTGCGACCGCACGACCCGATGCCGGACAATCGTCCCTCGTGGGTCACGTGGAGGTCTCTGCTGTCAGGTTCGATCTGCCCGACGGGCGGGTGCTTCTCGACGACGTCAGTTTTCGCGTGGGCGACGGCGCGAAGGTGGCGCTCGTGGGGGCCAACGGGGCCGGCAAGACCACGCTGCTGCGGATCATCACCGGTGATCTGACACCGAGCGCAGGAGCAGTCGTACGCTCCGGGGGCCTGGGCGTGATGCGTCAGTTCGTCGGTCACGGCGGCGCGGACGAGACGGTCGCGGACCTGTTGCTGAGCGTCGCGTCGGCACGCATCCGGCAGGCGGCCGCCGAGGTGGACCGGCTCGAACTGCGGTTGATGGAGGTCGAGGACGAGAAGACCCAGATGGCGTACGCCACGGCGCTCGCGGAGTACGCCGAGGCTGGTGGCTACGACCTCGAGGTCACCTGGGACGTGGTCACGACCGCGGCGATGGGGTTGTCGTACGACCGGGCCAAGCACCGCTCGCTGGCCACGCTCAGCGGTGGTGAGCAGAAGCGACTGGTGCTGGAGTACCTGCTCGCCGGCCCCGAGGAGGTGCTGCTGCTCGACGAGCCGGACAACTATCTCGACGTGCCGGGCAAGATCTGGCTCGAAGACAAGATCAACGCCTCGCCGAAGACGATCCTGTTCATCAGCCATGACCGCGAGTTGCTCAACAACACCGCGACCCGGGTCGTCACGGTCGAGTTGGGCCACGCAGGCCCTTCGAGAAGGTCGCCTGGCGGCGCCCCCCTGGGGACAGGCAACCTGGTCTGGACGCACCCCGGCGGGTTCGCGAGTTATCACGAGGCCCGCACGGATCGCTTCGCGCGCTTCGAGGAGTTGCGCCGTCGCTGGGACGAGGAGCACGCCAAGATCAAGGCGCTGGTGCTGCGGCTGAAGATCAAATCCGAATACAACGACGGCATGTCGTCGCAATATCGCGCCGCCCAGACTCGTTTGAAGAAGTTCGAGGAGGCGGGACCGCCGATCGAGCAACCCCGCGAGCAGCAGGTCAAGATGCGCCTCAAGGGCGGCCGTACGGGCAAACGCGCGGTGGTCTGCGAGGACCTCGAACTCACCGGTCTGATGAAGCCGTTCGATCTGGAGGTCTGGTACGGCGAACGGGTCGCGGTGCTCGGCTCCAACGGCTCGGGCAAGAGCCACTTCCTGCGCCTGCTCGCCGCGGGTGGCTCGGACCCTGACAAGGAACACCTGCCGGTCGGTGCCGAGACCATCAAGCCGGTCGATCACACGGGCAAGGCGCGCCTGGGCGCGCGCGTACGCCCCGGTTGGTTCGTCCAGACCCACGACCACCCAGAACTCGTCGGTCGCACCCTGCTCGACATCCTGCATCGAGGCGACGAGCATCGAGCCGGACTGATCCGCGAGCAGGCAGCCCGGGTCCTGGATCGCTATGAACTAGCCCATGCGGGGGAGCAGCGTTTCGAGTCGCTCTCCGGCGGCCAGCAGGCGCGCTTCCAGATCCTGCTGCTCGAACTCTCCGGCGCGACCTTGCTGTTGCTCGACGAACCGACCGACAACCTCGATGTGCAGAGCGCCGAAGCCCTGGAGGCCGGACTCGAATCGTTCGAGGGCACGGTGCTCGCGGTGACCCACAACCGCTGGTTCGCTCGCGGCTTCGACCGCTTCCTGGTCTACGGCGCCGACGGCGCGGTGTACGAATCCGACGGCCCGGTGTGGGACGAGGGCCGCGTGACAAGGGCACGCTGACGCACGGGTTTCCCTACCCCGCTGCCAGGGCAGAAGGCTCGCCGACAGATCCGCTATCCGGGAGTGGGGCACGTGGGCGAGACGATCACCTTCGAGTGGGAGAACCTGCCGATGTTCTTCGAGGACGTCGAAGAGGTCGGTGTGCAGGTGACCGAGTTGGAGACCTACTTCAACGACCAGGTCTGCAACAAGAGCGGATTCGCGTACGACACCTGTGCTCTGAAGCCACTCGCCGACATGATGGACACGATGGTCGGGCACTTCTCGACAGTGGTGACCACGTTTGAACAGCGGTACGTCGACTTCGCTCAAGCGGTCGCGGTGAGCGCCAAGAGGTTCGACCTGATGGATGGCGCCGCGCAGTACAACTTCCAGAAGATGATCAAGGACAACGACCTCACGGTCGACGGCATCGGCGAAGCCGTCGACTGGGGCCAGAAGGGCCCGGGGTTGAACGTCCGCGGCATCTCGGTCAAAGACGTCGCCGCCCACCTGGACGAACCCGAGGGGATGAAGAAGCAGTTCCCCAAGGAACACAACAAGAAGTTCCAGGATGTGTCAGCGGGCTGGGACGCGTTGCGCGACGACATCAACGTGTGCATCGACTGGTGCCGCGACAAGGGGATCGACTTTGTCGAGCGCCTCCCGAACACCAGCCTGGAGGAGTACATCGTCTTCCCCCTGTCCGGCAACTACTACCGGATCCAGGCCAATGGCATCGCCGCCCAGAAGCTTCTCCAAGGCGTTGGAGACCTGGGCCGGCAACTTCGCGCTGCTGGCAGCCAAGGGCACCGCGGTGATGCGGGGCGCGGCCGGCACCGCGCTGTATCAGCACACGATGCTCTACAGCTCGGTAACACTGCTGATCTCCGGCGTGATGAAGGGCCTGGCCAAGGTCTTCGCCTCGATCGCCAAGTTGTCGGAAAAGCTCGCCATCCGGGTGGAGAAGATGATCCGGGTGCTGGGCGAGAAGTTGCTGAAACTCTCGAAGTTCATCCTCAAGCGGATCAACGCCGCCGTGCTGATCTTCACCACGCTCAAGGACCTGGCCGAAAAGGGCACCGACTTCTTCAAAGAAGTGATCGACGATGTCAAGACGACCGTCAAGATCATCGCATTGGCCTTCGATCTGGCCGACGATGTCAAGACATGGGCGCAGACTGAGGCTGACCGGCTGGCCACGATCAGCCAGATCTCCGACATGATCAAGCAGTTGCCTCAGGCGCGCGGTTCGGTGAGTTTCGACAAGTTGATGCAGACCGACACCGCTGACATCAAGAAGCAACTGAACTCGCTGAAGGAGGACTTCGGTGATCCCGACGGCGAGGCCTGGAACGACTTGGAGAAGAAGTTGGACTCCGCGGTCGAGGAGTCCGGAGCCAATGACAAGAACTTCTGGGAACACGTCATGGACCACTTCCATGCTGACGTGAACCAGGCGATGCAGGATGCGGCCTTGGCCAACGGCACGCCAGCCAACGCCAATATCGCGGGGCCGAAGCTGCCCAAGAGGCACGACCGCGAGAGTGGAGCACAGTGATGGAGATCTTCGATGCCTCAACCCCGCCTGCGGACGACAAATCGACCGCGGAGGTCCTCGACGAACTGGAGTCCCACGACAGCACGACCCGGTTGCTGAACCGCCTGGACGAGATCGACGAACTTGTGGAGCGGATCCTCGAAGAGGACGCCGGGCAACCACTGGATCCCGACATCGTTGCGGCGCTTGAACAGGTCACCGGTGCACCGGATGCACCTGCCGTGTTCCGGCGATTGTTCGATCGCGTCCGAGACGGCAAGACGACCTGGGAGCAGTTCTGGGCCGATCCAGGTCCAGAACCTGGCGGAATGTCGATCCTGCAAGCAGCCATCCAGCAGAGCTCGCGCGACATCGGCAAGCGGATGGCCGAGTTGGCCGATTGGGGCACCAAGAAGTGATGAGTCTGCGTACGACCGTGGCATCGCTCGCTGCCACTGCGCTGATGCTGAGCGCCTGCGGCGGGGAATCCTCCGACCCCGACAAGTCGCCGAGCTCGGCATCGAGCGCGCTCTCGACCGAAACTGCGGCTGGTGCCGCCGAATGCGCGTCGGCAGATCTGACCAGGACCGCAAGCGAACTCGGTGTCGACAAGTTGGAGCCTGACATTGTCGGAGAAGCGGGCGCGGACGAGTCCTGCACCTTCATGTCGCCCGGTGTCGAGGTTGTCATCTCGGCCGACTATCTGAGCGCCGAGACCGATGTGGCCCACGAGGTCGACAACGAGATCGGCGGTCGCGAGGTGTCGTCGAGCGAGCCGGAGTTCGGTGGTCAGCCGGGTCACCTGATCGTCAACGCGGACGAGCAGGCCCAGATGTTGCTCGTGACGACCTTCGTCGAACTCGCCGATGGGCGAGTGCTGCGCGTACGCGGTCAGAACTCAGCAGGACCCGCTGGTGACGCGACCGCCAAGCTCGAAGCCGCGATCACGAACCTCACCGCCGACCTGGCGGGAGCCGGCTAGTCGGCGTCGGACTCCAGCGTCACGGAGACGTCACCGGCCTTGCCGCCACGGGTGTACGCGATCTGTACCTCATCGCCCGGACGATGTGCTCGAATGGTGGCGACCAGCGAGTCGGCGCCGGTGATCTGGGTGTCGTCGATGCTCGTGATCACGTCGCCCGCACGCAGACCCGCGTCCTGGGCTGCGCCGCCGGGCGAGACCGAGCGGAGCACCGCGCCGGACACTCCGGCATCTGAGGCAGCATCGCCGACCGTGATGCCGAGTCGTGCGTGGGTCGGCGTCTCGCCGGCCTGCATCTGCTCGACGATCGGCAGCACCTCGCCGATCGGGATGGCGAAGCCGAGGCCGATGGAACCCGCCTGACCGCCCGACATGGAACTGGCCGTACGGATCGAGGAGTTGATCCCGACCACGTCGCCGTTCATGTCCACGAGCGGGCCACCGCTGTTGCCGGGATTGATCGCGGCGTCGGTCTGGATCGCGGGGTAAGTCGTGGCGTTCCCGGCCTCGTCGGTGCTCACGTTGACCGGGCGGTCGAGGGCGCTGACGATGCCGCTGGTCACGGTGGCGTCCAGGCCGAAGGGGGAGCCGACCGCGACGACCGGCTGCCCGACGAGCAGGGCGTCGGACGAACCGATCTGTGCAGGAGTCAGGCCACTGACGCCGTCGGCCTTGATGACGGCCGTGTCGGTAAGCGGGTCGGTGCCGACGACGGTGGCGCTGGCGGTCGTACCGTCGTTGAACGACACCGTGAGTCGACCGCCCTGGTCCGCACCTTCGACGACGTGGTGGTTGGTCAGGATCTGTCCGTCCTGGGTCAAGATGATGCCGGAGCCGGAGCCCGCACCCTGGGACGTGACCAACTTGATCTGCACCACCGAGGGCAGCACCTTCGCGGCGACCTCCTCGATGGAACCGGTCTGCACCTTGGCCGGAGCCGCGGGTGACACCTCGTTGGCCGCCCGCTGGCTGGTGGTCGCGGCGTCGTCGTGGGTGGCATCCCACAGCGCCGCGCCGCCGACCCCTGCGCTGCCGCCCACGAGCAGCGACGCGGTGATCACGCCTGCCGCGAAGGCCGTACGCCTCGGCCGACGTGCAGGCGCGGGCTGCTGGGGGAACGGGGGATAGAAGGCTTGGGTGTCGTTCATACCTACGAACATCTCGCGACGTCCTGTGAGTCGGCTGAGACTGCGCTGCGGATTCGTCAAGAGAGCAAGCGCGCACGTGTGACGTACGCCCATGGACGAAGATCTTGCAACAGTCTGTTACGCCAACCTAGTGTTCGCTCATGCTGCGCAGACTCGCGACCGTTGTTGGTGTTGCCCTCCTCGCGACGGTGTTGACCGCGCCCGCCAATGCGGTGGTCGAGCCGCCGCGACCAACCTTCTATGAGGCGCCGTCCGTGCTGCCCAGCACCAACGGTGCCGTCATCCGTTCCGAGCAGATGACCTACAAACTCGACCCGTTGAAGGCCAACACGGTCGCGATGAACTCGTGGCGCATCCTGTATCGCAGCACCAACCGTGTCGGAAAGCCGATCGCGGTCTCCGGCACGGTGTTGGTACCCAAGGCTGCCTGGTTCGGCTTCGGCCGGCGCCCGGTCATCGGGTATGCCGCGGGCACCCAGGGGATGGCCGACAAGTGCGCCCCCTCGCGGCAGTTCAGCGAGGGTCTGGAGTACGAAGGGGCGTTCATCTCGGGGCTGCTGGCTCGTGGCTACGCCGTGGTGATGACCGACTACGAGGGCCTGGGCACTGCCGGGGTACACACCTACATGGATCGGGTCTCCCAGGGCCGCGCTGTGCTCGACTCCGTACGCGCTGCGCAGCGGCTCTCCGGCACCGGCTTGAGCAGCCTCAACCCGGTCGGTCTTCAGGGCTATTCGCAAGGTGGTGGCGCCGCGGCGTCGGCCGCGGAACTCGCTGCGTCGTACGCCCCCGAACTCTCGATCAAGGGAGCCTCGGTCGGCGCCGTCCCCGCCGACCTCAAGAAGGTGGCGCAGAAGATCGACGGCACCATGTGGGCGGAGTTCCTCCTCTACGCAGCCCGCGGCCTCTCGCAGTCGTACGGCATCGACCCCCACTCGGTCACCAACGACCTGGGTGACAAGAAGATGGACGAGATCGAGGGGCACTGCGTCTTCGACCTGTTCAGCAACTCCTTCGTGAAGTCGTCGACCCTGACCGACTCCGGCCAGTCGCTGGTGCAGATCATGGACTCCGAGCCGTGGCGCACCATGGTGGAGCAGCAGCGGATCGGCACCCTCAAGCCGGCCTTCCCGGTCTTGGTGACCCACTCGGCGCTCGACGACACGATCCCCTACGACCAGGGCAAGGCGATGGCCAAGTCGTGGTGTGCCAAGGGTGCGAACGTGCGCTTCTCCACCAACCTCAACCCTGGTCACCTGGGCGGGATGCTGGCCACCTCGACCGAGATGTACGGCTTCTTCGAGGCGCGCTTCGCCGGCCTGCCGCAGTGGAGCAACTGCTGGATCCTGTGAGGGGCTAGCCGAGCAGCCGCTCGCCCAACCAGCCGCCGCGCTCGAATCCGGGCAGGATGGCGAACTCGGCACTGCCGATCGCGGTCGTCCACTCGTTGAGCGCGTCACCCTCGTCCAGGCGTTGCTGCAAGGGCACGAACTGGGTGGCGATGTCGGCCTGGAAACTGCAGAAGATCAGCCCGGCGTGACTGCGCCCGGACGCGGCGTCGAACTCCGTGTAGTTGAGACCTCGGCGCAGGATCCTCGCGCCGCCGTTCTGGCTCGGGTGTGACCGGCGTACGTGCGAGTCGGCAGGCACGATGAGACGGCCACCGCTGTCGCGTGCGGAGAGGTCCGGCTGGTCGCGCTCCGACCCGCCGGTCAGCGGCGCCCCGGTATCAAGGTCGCGCCCGACGGAGCGCTCCATCTCGTCTCGGGTGAGCGACTCCCACACGTCGAGGTCCATCTCGATGCGGCGTACGACCAGCGTGGTGCCCCCGGCGAACCAGTCGGGTGTCTTGGCCCACACGGTGGAGTCGAAGAGCGGGTCCTCGGGCCGCAGATTCCCGGTGCCGTCGACCTGTCCGAAAAGGTTGCGCCCGGTCGTCGGGGCCTGGTCGGCGTCCAGGCCCCGCCACGATCCCACCTGCTCCCAGCGGGGTCGGGCGAACGGCTCGGCATCAAGCATCAGCCGGCGTACGAGATGCACCACGCTGGTGTCGTCGGCCGCGCCCACCATCACCAGCAGGTCGCCACCGTTCCAGCGTTCCAGGAGCTTGTCGTGGCGGAAGGCCGGCACGGGGGAGAGACCGCCAGGAGCAGCCAGACCGAGACGACGAAAGAGTCGCGGTCCCCAGCCCACCACCACGGACAGGTCGACGTTGTCTTGGGCGAGGTCGCGGATCGTGTCGCCAGGCGGCGCATGCCCCTGGGTGGCCGCTTCGATCGTCCCGGTCCACTGCCGCATCAGCCGGCCCAACGCTTCGGCGTCGACATCTCGCCTGAGGTCCAAGGCGAGCAGTCGGTTGGCACGCGGGGTGCGCGACGTGACGCCCGGCTGGTGCAGGCCGTACGGGCTGATCCGACCGGGCACGGTGGGGGAGACGGTGGCGACTGCCTCGTCTTGGCCGGAGAGCGCCAGTGCACCTCCCACGCCGGCGAGCAGGCCCGCTCCGCCCGCTCCGGCGTAGCCGAGCAGACCGCGACGAGACGGACGAGACGAGGTCACCGCGAACGCCTCAACTCGAGTGCGAGGGTGACGGTGAATGGGTGTGATAGTGGCCGTCCTCCTCGGTGAACTCCTTCACCGGGAGGGTCACGTCCAACTTGTCGCCGTTGCCGAACTCCAAGGTGAGGTCCACCTCGTCACCGGGTTTGAGCTCCTGGTTCAGATCCATCAACATCACGTGCCAGCCGCCCGGCTTGAGTTCGTCCAGGTGGCCCGCCGCGATGGTCAGTCCCGTCTCGGACTTCTGCATCACCATGGCGCCGTCCTCGCCCATCACCATCTCGTG of the Nocardioides sp. genome contains:
- a CDS encoding ATP-binding cassette domain-containing protein gives rise to the protein MGHVEVSAVRFDLPDGRVLLDDVSFRVGDGAKVALVGANGAGKTTLLRIITGDLTPSAGAVVRSGGLGVMRQFVGHGGADETVADLLLSVASARIRQAAAEVDRLELRLMEVEDEKTQMAYATALAEYAEAGGYDLEVTWDVVTTAAMGLSYDRAKHRSLATLSGGEQKRLVLEYLLAGPEEVLLLDEPDNYLDVPGKIWLEDKINASPKTILFISHDRELLNNTATRVVTVELGHAGPSRRSPGGAPLGTGNLVWTHPGGFASYHEARTDRFARFEELRRRWDEEHAKIKALVLRLKIKSEYNDGMSSQYRAAQTRLKKFEEAGPPIEQPREQQVKMRLKGGRTGKRAVVCEDLELTGLMKPFDLEVWYGERVAVLGSNGSGKSHFLRLLAAGGSDPDKEHLPVGAETIKPVDHTGKARLGARVRPGWFVQTHDHPELVGRTLLDILHRGDEHRAGLIREQAARVLDRYELAHAGEQRFESLSGGQQARFQILLLELSGATLLLLDEPTDNLDVQSAEALEAGLESFEGTVLAVTHNRWFARGFDRFLVYGADGAVYESDGPVWDEGRVTRAR
- a CDS encoding Nramp family divalent metal transporter, giving the protein MSADSEAGQVPAARWKLIGPGLVVAATGVGAIDLVATLIAGQKFEYLLLWCVVVGCLMKIILVEGAGRFSLATGQTIFEGWRSLGAWTTWYFAPYIVIWGFVYGAAAMAGTGLPLYSLLGGLSVTWWGILSGLIGLALVWGGKYALFEKFLGALIGLMFVTMVGAALITLPNLPQLLNGLVPRIPDGGLINVLALAGGVGGTITLAAYGYWLREKGWSTPAFMKVMRIDNTVAYVVTGIFVLATLIVGAELLYSTGIAIDTKDKGLLDLSEVLADRYGRWAGKVFLIGFWAAAMSSLVGVWNGVSMMFADFMGNITGKSSDHEDSRAGGKWYRAYILWLTFPPMIMMFLGRPVWLILAYGVLGSFFMPFLAITLLWLLNSDRVPREWRNKWVSNVLMGICAIAFITLAVNELRKLITGG
- a CDS encoding DeoR/GlpR family DNA-binding transcription regulator, giving the protein MSTQPDQAARWHLLLDALAERSALSVAEAADLLGVSAATVRRDFGELARRQLASRTHGGIVATSVAYNLPAKYRTSTDDPRERIAIAASARIAPGSIVAFNGGTTTTAIARRFAARTDLAEASEFTTVVTNALNIASDLVLRPSVRTVVIGGVARPQSYELHGPFASRVLKDLLVEDLFLGVDALGPDGASCRHLGEAGINSEMTEHAQRVTVVATAEKIGRVSLARICGLDRVDALITDTTAPTDLVEGLREAGVDVTTV
- a CDS encoding trypsin-like peptidase domain-containing protein — encoded protein: MNDTQAFYPPFPQQPAPARRPRRTAFAAGVITASLLVGGSAGVGGAALWDATHDDAATTSQRAANEVSPAAPAKVQTGSIEEVAAKVLPSVVQIKLVTSQGAGSGSGIILTQDGQILTNHHVVEGADQGGRLTVSFNDGTTASATVVGTDPLTDTAVIKADGVSGLTPAQIGSSDALLVGQPVVAVGSPFGLDATVTSGIVSALDRPVNVSTDEAGNATTYPAIQTDAAINPGNSGGPLVDMNGDVVGINSSIRTASSMSGGQAGSIGLGFAIPIGEVLPIVEQMQAGETPTHARLGITVGDAASDAGVSGAVLRSVSPGGAAQDAGLRAGDVITSIDDTQITGADSLVATIRAHRPGDEVQIAYTRGGKAGDVSVTLESDAD
- a CDS encoding DUF5107 domain-containing protein, with amino-acid sequence MPDSTKVRVTTLRIPAAELGAPDRLAHLQPIRALAAPGTELPYARFSDYGRDLTEREIPALELTNGQVTALVLPTLGGRVWSLFDHTLGRELLHRNSVLRFANFGLSDAWFAGGIEWNLGSTGHSPLSTRPLHAAVLELEGGDVLRLWEWERGHDLVLQIDLTLDGRRLLASTRILNPDQEEKPLYYWTNIAAPETSLSRVVAPARSAWMSAYDGGLAKVDLDEDTTRPAQSDHSADYFFDPAELEPDGVRFVAALEPDGSGFAQRSTSGLVGRKLFCWGRGAGGERWQEWLSGPGERYLEIQAGACPTQLDYGVIPAGGQRSWTESFGAVEVSSQGPYDDVVAAVSACLAEQESVADLEARHTAWLRAVADRAPDARVWGGSGWGHVESTLREQPPNPALPFDVVADDSAVALAALHGTDPEGAEPLPPVSDLWWQRLEGATGWWPLAALGFNLQCRDEVAAAKDAYERSRAIRPNLTAERGLAQLSQDPDQALIHYRRALDLAPDCRSLATEALDLLVHQARADDVLDWAEALPEGIRRHGSTRLRCAQAHAMRGDSASARAMLDDLIVPDLPEGSRELDRLWAQVCPGEPLPAHLDFRMVTEETDP
- a CDS encoding lipase family protein, coding for MLRRLATVVGVALLATVLTAPANAVVEPPRPTFYEAPSVLPSTNGAVIRSEQMTYKLDPLKANTVAMNSWRILYRSTNRVGKPIAVSGTVLVPKAAWFGFGRRPVIGYAAGTQGMADKCAPSRQFSEGLEYEGAFISGLLARGYAVVMTDYEGLGTAGVHTYMDRVSQGRAVLDSVRAAQRLSGTGLSSLNPVGLQGYSQGGGAAASAAELAASYAPELSIKGASVGAVPADLKKVAQKIDGTMWAEFLLYAARGLSQSYGIDPHSVTNDLGDKKMDEIEGHCVFDLFSNSFVKSSTLTDSGQSLVQIMDSEPWRTMVEQQRIGTLKPAFPVLVTHSALDDTIPYDQGKAMAKSWCAKGANVRFSTNLNPGHLGGMLATSTEMYGFFEARFAGLPQWSNCWIL